Proteins encoded in a region of the Peptococcus niger genome:
- a CDS encoding polyprenyl synthetase family protein, whose product MKKRLSQVEAYLMDFLSDGPAFISEQASGNLSAGGKRLRPAFVIMSSEYYNRFDDNIIKVASMLELIHMSSLIHDDINDNADLRRGRQTIHTAFTNDVAAHVGDYILIKALRHLFEVPNHERILDLIADTAVEMCKGEIAQLNSMFDWEQSVADYNYRIERKTALLIAICCQMGAVMAEAGASDENAFYQYGYHLGMAFQMKDDLLDFLNSDAEVGKPTGKDLETGLINLPTILLLNKDFAEKEHVRHLISTQFPNGEKDVGYIVSLIKREGCFAETEKIILNHIQQAKDVLTQLERKPITDLMRSGADFIYERAY is encoded by the coding sequence TTGAAAAAAAGACTCAGTCAAGTGGAAGCCTATCTAATGGATTTTCTGTCAGATGGCCCGGCCTTTATTAGTGAACAGGCGAGTGGCAACCTGTCTGCAGGCGGGAAACGCTTACGGCCTGCCTTTGTCATCATGTCCTCAGAATATTATAACCGTTTTGATGACAACATCATTAAAGTTGCCTCCATGTTAGAATTGATTCATATGTCGTCTTTGATTCATGATGATATCAATGACAATGCCGATTTACGTCGCGGTCGTCAGACCATCCATACGGCTTTTACAAATGACGTCGCAGCCCATGTTGGCGATTATATTTTAATCAAAGCCTTGCGACATCTTTTTGAGGTACCCAACCATGAGCGCATTTTAGACCTTATTGCCGATACGGCGGTGGAAATGTGCAAAGGCGAAATTGCTCAGTTGAACTCTATGTTTGACTGGGAGCAAAGTGTTGCAGATTATAATTATCGAATTGAACGAAAAACGGCACTGTTAATTGCCATTTGCTGCCAAATGGGCGCTGTTATGGCAGAAGCCGGTGCATCTGATGAGAATGCCTTTTATCAATATGGGTATCATTTGGGCATGGCCTTTCAGATGAAAGATGATTTGTTGGATTTCTTAAACAGCGATGCTGAAGTTGGCAAACCGACAGGTAAAGATTTGGAAACGGGCTTAATCAATTTGCCGACGATTTTGCTCTTGAATAAAGATTTTGCTGAAAAAGAACATGTGCGTCATCTTATTAGCACTCAATTCCCGAATGGCGAAAAAGATGTAGGCTATATAGTGAGCTTAATCAAACGCGAAGGCTGTTTTGCTGAAACGGAAAAGATTATTTTAAATCATATTCAACAAGCCAAAGATGTTCTGACGCAGTTGGAAAGGAAACCCATTACCGATTTAATGCGGTCGGGCGCGGATTTTATCTATGAAAGGGCTTATTGA
- a CDS encoding precorrin-2 dehydrogenase/sirohydrochlorin ferrochelatase family protein, giving the protein MSFDNVFHFDLTGADCLIVGGGKVAFRKAGSLIAGDARVTVVAPKLAADFTRLPEEGYDWIAREFLPSDLADRQFVFAATDDRALNKTIAQACRDNRIPVNVADSRSNSTFIVPAVLQKGDLTVSVATNGKNPGYSRALKSYLDDVLDDRLLEALAVWSDVRETVKVRVPDQSERERILRSVQLVELVAALENESKDNVYRKVIKCLLL; this is encoded by the coding sequence ATGTCATTTGACAATGTTTTTCATTTTGATCTTACCGGGGCGGATTGCTTGATTGTCGGTGGCGGTAAGGTGGCGTTTAGGAAAGCGGGCTCGCTTATTGCAGGCGATGCCCGGGTAACGGTGGTTGCCCCAAAACTGGCTGCAGATTTTACGCGCCTCCCGGAAGAAGGCTATGATTGGATTGCGCGTGAGTTTTTGCCGTCTGATCTTGCCGACCGTCAATTTGTTTTTGCTGCAACAGATGATCGCGCTTTGAACAAGACCATTGCACAGGCCTGTCGCGATAATCGTATTCCAGTTAATGTGGCCGATAGCCGTTCAAATAGCACTTTCATTGTTCCGGCAGTCCTTCAAAAAGGAGACTTAACCGTTTCTGTAGCGACCAACGGCAAAAATCCGGGCTATTCACGGGCCCTTAAATCTTATTTGGACGACGTTCTCGATGACCGTTTATTGGAAGCGCTGGCCGTTTGGTCGGATGTGCGTGAAACAGTAAAGGTACGCGTGCCGGATCAATCTGAACGCGAACGTATTTTACGATCCGTCCAACTGGTGGAGCTGGTGGCTGCATTGGAAAATGAAAGCAAAGATAATGTGTATAGAAAGGTGATCAAATGTCTATTATTGTAA